A part of Streptomyces sp. NBC_01497 genomic DNA contains:
- a CDS encoding aminotransferase class IV, with protein sequence MKIWVNGGLREADEAQVSVFDHGLTVGDGVFETLKTVRGRPFALTRHLDRLARSARGLGLPEPDLDEVRAACAAVLDASPMALGRLRVTYTGGLAPLGSDRGEPDSTLVVALGEAHRPPASTAVVTVPWVRNERGALSGLKTTSYGENVVALARAHESDASEALFANTVGRLCEGTGSNVFVVVDGELHTPPLASGCLAGITRALTVEWTGARESDLPMDVLGSAEEIFLTSSLRDVQAVRRVDDRDLDEAPGPVTAKAMRIFQERAAAEPDPAAV encoded by the coding sequence ATGAAGATCTGGGTGAACGGCGGACTGCGCGAGGCGGACGAGGCCCAGGTGTCGGTCTTCGACCACGGACTGACCGTCGGCGACGGGGTGTTCGAGACCCTCAAGACGGTGCGGGGCCGCCCCTTCGCGCTGACCCGGCACCTGGACCGGCTGGCGCGCTCCGCGCGCGGTCTCGGCCTGCCGGAGCCCGACCTCGACGAGGTGCGCGCCGCGTGCGCGGCCGTCCTGGACGCCTCACCCATGGCGCTCGGCCGGCTGCGCGTCACATACACCGGCGGGCTGGCCCCGCTCGGCTCGGACCGGGGAGAGCCCGACTCCACCCTGGTCGTCGCGCTCGGCGAGGCCCACCGGCCGCCCGCCTCGACCGCCGTGGTCACCGTGCCGTGGGTACGCAACGAGCGCGGCGCCCTCTCCGGCCTGAAGACCACGTCGTACGGCGAGAACGTCGTCGCCCTCGCCCGGGCGCACGAGTCGGACGCCTCGGAGGCGCTGTTCGCGAACACCGTCGGCCGGCTGTGCGAGGGCACGGGATCCAACGTCTTCGTCGTCGTCGACGGCGAACTCCACACCCCGCCGCTCGCCTCCGGCTGCCTGGCCGGGATCACCCGCGCGCTGACCGTCGAGTGGACCGGTGCCCGCGAGAGCGACCTGCCGATGGACGTCCTCGGCAGCGCGGAGGAGATCTTCCTGACGTCGAGCCTGCGCGACGTCCAGGCAGTGCGCCGGGTGGATGACCGCGACCTCGACGAGGCGCCGGGACCCGTCACGGCCAAGGCGATGCGGATCTTCCAGGAGCGCGCGGCGGCCGAACCCGACCCGGCCGCGGTCTGA
- a CDS encoding potassium channel family protein — protein MRDETGPSRLGRWEEHVELPLFAMSFVYLGGYTVWVLAWQAAAVWRDVGLTVMLAAWAVFAGDYAVRLVLSGEGRRFVRSHWLDSLVLLLPLLRPLRLVKLYTTVQHRRSDQPWMNLYARVITYAGLASVLLAFTAALTVYQAERGAPGATIRTFGDSLWWAASTITTVGYGDAVPITAEGRLVAVGLMSCGLALLGAVTGSFSSWVIEIFRRESRDAPRPPER, from the coding sequence ATGCGTGACGAAACGGGCCCGTCGCGGCTGGGCCGCTGGGAGGAGCACGTGGAGCTCCCCCTGTTCGCGATGTCCTTCGTGTATCTGGGCGGGTACACGGTGTGGGTGCTCGCCTGGCAGGCCGCGGCGGTGTGGCGGGACGTCGGGCTCACCGTGATGCTCGCCGCCTGGGCGGTGTTCGCGGGGGACTACGCGGTACGGCTGGTCCTGAGCGGCGAGGGCCGGCGCTTCGTACGCTCGCACTGGCTCGACTCGCTCGTCCTGCTGCTGCCGCTGCTGCGCCCGCTGCGGCTGGTGAAGCTGTACACGACGGTCCAGCACCGGCGCAGCGACCAGCCGTGGATGAACCTGTACGCCCGGGTGATCACCTACGCGGGCCTCGCGTCGGTGCTGCTCGCCTTCACCGCCGCGCTGACCGTCTACCAGGCGGAGCGCGGTGCGCCGGGGGCCACGATCCGGACCTTCGGGGACTCGTTGTGGTGGGCGGCCTCGACCATCACGACCGTCGGGTACGGGGACGCGGTGCCCATCACGGCCGAGGGGCGGCTGGTGGCGGTGGGCCTGATGTCCTGCGGCCTCGCCCTGCTGGGCGCGGTGACCGGCTCGTTCTCGTCGTGGGTGATCGAGATCTTCCGGCGGGAGAGCCGGGACGCACCGCGGCCCCCGGAGCGGTGA
- a CDS encoding SCO7613 C-terminal domain-containing membrane protein: MTNVASVRAELAAVDGELLRLDGRRHELLARRAHLVSLLTHASAAPPPRAGHGPGRPATPPAVGPAVRATARPAARPREVAPKGAQNVLLTLGGTLLAIAAIAFTVVSWGALGEGGRAAVLSLVTLAALAVPALLVRRGLVATARTVSVLALILTVLDTVQVSVLAQPSNGFAFAGGAALVLTAVWTAYGLVVGELGIPLPAAVLAGQFVPLLWALAAGAAPLGLAGALLATGVADAAVALRVRRSSVWIPAALAAAGTGGWGMFGAWWFSVSAPTAAHAVAPGLLLLAGAAAVVSAALRERRLAPAAAIVATLSTVAAVGDVARHAVPADGAVAVYLACALAAAGTARGPLPRGAARAVAATAAGLTACCVLWVLPVPALVLASALAGYVWSGGGLALPVAAAPLVLAVTAALPLCAGRWLLAAPRPGADGPAPRARVRHAAAGGVTTALGLAAVAALPATLGLGFAATVALLLALVAALLVVAARPGPVGAPTAVTAAVGAGLCAAPVVALSTSARWSLLLCLGVLTALLAALAALGGAHSRRAPLGVRAVLGCLAVVCATAFTAAVPATAGRPAATVASAVLLVPALVAVLAAWPGVRPALVGVPVEATGAAAAVVPVVYAAAAGPRVLAVVLAVCALIAAGTALRPVRRGAGTCAAAVLLVASLWVWLAQAGVSAPEAYTVPVALPLLAVGAVRRRSERTASSWVAYGPGLALALVPALGASWVDAHWPRPLLLGLAALAVTLAGGRRRLLAPLLLGGGVLALDALHELAPYVVQVAGLVPRWVPMALAGLLLLGLGATYEQRLRDARRLREVLGGMR, translated from the coding sequence ATGACGAACGTTGCCTCAGTGAGGGCCGAACTGGCCGCTGTCGACGGGGAACTGCTCCGACTCGACGGGCGCAGGCACGAGTTGCTCGCGCGCCGGGCCCACCTGGTGTCGCTGCTGACCCACGCGAGCGCGGCGCCGCCGCCCCGGGCCGGCCACGGCCCGGGGCGTCCGGCCACGCCTCCGGCAGTCGGCCCGGCGGTCCGTGCCACGGCGCGCCCGGCCGCCCGGCCACGCGAAGTGGCCCCGAAAGGAGCGCAGAACGTCCTGCTGACGCTCGGTGGGACGCTCCTCGCCATCGCCGCGATCGCCTTCACCGTCGTCAGCTGGGGCGCTCTCGGCGAGGGCGGCAGGGCGGCGGTGCTGTCGCTGGTGACGCTCGCCGCACTGGCCGTGCCCGCCCTGCTGGTGCGCCGGGGACTCGTCGCGACCGCCAGGACGGTGTCCGTGCTGGCGCTGATCCTGACGGTCCTCGACACCGTGCAGGTCTCCGTGCTGGCGCAGCCCTCGAACGGCTTCGCCTTCGCCGGGGGCGCGGCGCTGGTGCTCACCGCGGTGTGGACGGCGTACGGACTGGTCGTAGGGGAGCTCGGCATTCCGTTGCCCGCCGCTGTGCTCGCGGGTCAGTTCGTGCCGCTGCTCTGGGCGTTGGCCGCGGGCGCGGCTCCGCTCGGCCTCGCGGGAGCGCTGCTGGCGACCGGGGTGGCCGACGCGGCGGTGGCCCTCCGGGTCAGGCGCTCCTCGGTGTGGATCCCGGCGGCGCTAGCGGCGGCGGGTACGGGCGGCTGGGGGATGTTCGGCGCCTGGTGGTTCTCGGTCTCCGCGCCGACCGCCGCGCACGCGGTCGCGCCGGGACTTCTGCTGCTCGCCGGGGCGGCCGCCGTCGTCAGCGCGGCGCTGCGGGAGCGGCGGCTCGCTCCGGCCGCCGCGATCGTGGCGACGCTGTCGACGGTCGCCGCGGTCGGCGACGTGGCACGGCACGCGGTGCCGGCCGACGGGGCGGTGGCGGTGTACCTGGCGTGCGCGCTGGCCGCGGCCGGAACCGCCCGGGGCCCGCTGCCGCGCGGCGCGGCGCGCGCCGTCGCCGCCACCGCGGCGGGCCTGACGGCCTGCTGCGTGCTGTGGGTCCTGCCCGTGCCGGCCCTGGTCCTTGCGTCCGCCCTCGCGGGGTACGTGTGGAGCGGCGGCGGCCTCGCACTGCCCGTGGCGGCGGCGCCGCTGGTACTGGCGGTGACGGCGGCGCTGCCGCTGTGCGCCGGGCGGTGGCTCCTGGCGGCACCCCGGCCGGGGGCGGACGGGCCGGCGCCACGCGCACGGGTGCGGCATGCGGCGGCGGGCGGTGTCACGACCGCGCTGGGGCTCGCGGCGGTCGCGGCGCTGCCCGCGACGCTCGGCCTAGGGTTCGCGGCGACGGTGGCCCTGCTGCTCGCGCTGGTCGCGGCCCTGCTGGTGGTGGCGGCGCGGCCGGGCCCGGTGGGAGCGCCCACGGCGGTGACGGCCGCGGTGGGGGCGGGGCTGTGCGCGGCGCCCGTAGTGGCGCTGTCGACGTCGGCCCGATGGTCACTGCTGCTGTGCCTCGGTGTGCTCACCGCGCTCCTCGCGGCGCTCGCCGCGCTCGGCGGAGCCCACTCGCGGCGCGCTCCGCTGGGCGTCCGGGCGGTGCTGGGATGCCTGGCGGTGGTGTGTGCCACGGCGTTCACGGCGGCGGTACCCGCGACAGCCGGGCGGCCGGCGGCCACTGTCGCCTCCGCGGTGCTCCTGGTACCCGCCCTGGTGGCGGTGCTCGCGGCGTGGCCGGGCGTACGTCCGGCCCTGGTGGGCGTCCCGGTGGAGGCCACCGGCGCGGCGGCTGCCGTGGTGCCGGTGGTGTACGCGGCGGCGGCCGGTCCGCGGGTGCTCGCCGTGGTCCTCGCGGTGTGCGCGCTGATCGCGGCGGGGACGGCCCTGCGCCCGGTCAGGCGCGGGGCGGGGACCTGCGCGGCGGCCGTGCTGCTTGTGGCGTCACTGTGGGTGTGGCTGGCACAGGCGGGCGTGAGCGCGCCCGAGGCGTACACGGTGCCGGTGGCACTGCCGCTGCTCGCGGTGGGCGCTGTGCGCCGCAGGAGCGAGCGGACGGCGTCGTCGTGGGTCGCGTACGGCCCGGGGCTCGCGCTCGCGCTGGTGCCCGCTCTGGGGGCCTCCTGGGTGGACGCGCACTGGCCCCGCCCGCTGCTGCTGGGTCTGGCCGCCCTGGCGGTGACCCTGGCGGGCGGGCGGCGCAGGCTGCTCGCGCCGCTGCTGCTCGGCGGCGGGGTCCTCGCGCTCGACGCCCTGCACGAGCTGGCTCCGTACGTGGTGCAGGTGGCGGGCCTGGTGCCGCGCTGGGTGCCGATGGCGCTGGCGGGGCTGCTGCTGCTCGGCCTCGGCGCGACCTACGAGCAGCGACTGCGGGACGCCCGCAGGCTGCGCGAGGTGCTGGGCGGCATGCGCTGA
- a CDS encoding SsgA family sporulation/cell division regulator has product MNTTVSCELHLRLVVSSESSLPVPAGLRYDTADPYAVHATFHTGAEETVEWVFARDLLAEGLHRPTGTGDVRVWPSRSHGQGVVCIALSSPEGEALLEAPARALESFLKRTDAAVPPGTEHRHFDLDTELSHILAES; this is encoded by the coding sequence ATGAACACCACGGTCAGCTGCGAGCTGCACCTGCGCCTCGTTGTGTCGAGCGAGTCCTCCCTGCCTGTCCCAGCGGGCCTGCGGTATGACACGGCCGATCCCTACGCCGTGCACGCCACCTTCCACACCGGAGCCGAAGAGACGGTCGAATGGGTCTTCGCCCGCGACCTGCTCGCCGAGGGGCTGCACCGGCCCACCGGCACCGGCGACGTCCGTGTCTGGCCGTCCCGCAGCCACGGTCAGGGCGTCGTCTGCATCGCCCTGAGCTCCCCGGAGGGCGAAGCCCTGCTCGAAGCCCCGGCGCGGGCGCTCGAATCCTTCCTGAAGCGGACCGACGCCGCGGTGCCACCCGGTACCGAGCACCGGCACTTCGACCTCGATACGGAGCTCTCACACATCCTGGCCGAGAGCTGA
- a CDS encoding TIGR02611 family protein — protein sequence MIAESDEKGLGSRAPEFIKASRPLHQGWKVGVFMVGLAVVGGGVILLPLPGPGWLVIFGGMAVWATEFVWAQRVLRWTKRKVTEAAHKALDPKVRRRNIVLTAVGVVIVGALIALYVWRFGAVMPWRIHR from the coding sequence GTGATCGCGGAGAGTGACGAAAAGGGGCTCGGGTCCCGTGCCCCGGAGTTCATCAAGGCATCGCGCCCGCTCCACCAGGGCTGGAAGGTCGGCGTCTTCATGGTGGGGCTCGCCGTCGTCGGGGGCGGCGTCATCCTGCTGCCCCTGCCCGGCCCGGGCTGGCTGGTGATCTTCGGCGGGATGGCTGTCTGGGCCACGGAGTTCGTCTGGGCCCAACGGGTGCTGCGGTGGACGAAACGCAAGGTCACCGAGGCCGCGCACAAGGCGCTTGATCCCAAGGTCAGGCGCAGGAACATCGTCCTGACCGCCGTCGGCGTGGTGATCGTCGGAGCGTTGATCGCGCTCTACGTCTGGAGGTTCGGCGCGGTCATGCCCTGGCGGATCCACCGCTGA
- a CDS encoding 3'-5' exonuclease has product MTLWYEGPLAAFGAATTGTDAEGDRIVSAALVTQEAPDRAPRVRRWLVDPGVPVPGTHGLTDEFLHRNGRWPAPVVEEIARALGGACAAGVPLVVPNASYGLTVVDRELWRHRASRLARYVEPAPLCVLDPCVLDGHLDRRGPRRTGTAQLCARYGQGAVDVRDPAACALAALEVTRAVGRRFATRLGRLTAVELHRLQGVWHTAQTRGPLGWLVKGGDLARARAAEGWPLPPDLPATAA; this is encoded by the coding sequence ATGACGTTGTGGTACGAGGGGCCGCTCGCCGCGTTCGGGGCCGCGACCACGGGGACGGACGCGGAGGGCGACAGGATCGTTTCCGCGGCGCTGGTGACTCAGGAGGCGCCGGACCGGGCGCCACGGGTCAGGCGGTGGCTGGTGGATCCCGGGGTGCCGGTGCCGGGTACGCACGGGCTGACGGACGAGTTCCTGCACCGCAACGGCCGCTGGCCGGCACCCGTGGTGGAGGAGATAGCGAGAGCCCTCGGCGGCGCGTGCGCGGCGGGGGTTCCCCTGGTGGTGCCGAACGCCTCCTACGGGCTGACCGTCGTCGACCGTGAGCTGTGGCGGCACCGGGCCTCCCGGCTCGCCCGCTACGTGGAGCCCGCGCCGCTGTGCGTCCTCGACCCCTGCGTGCTCGACGGCCACCTGGACCGGCGCGGGCCGCGGCGGACCGGAACCGCGCAGCTGTGCGCCCGCTACGGGCAGGGGGCGGTGGACGTGCGGGACCCGGCGGCCTGCGCGCTGGCGGCGCTGGAGGTGACCCGGGCGGTGGGGCGCCGGTTCGCGACCCGGCTCGGCCGCCTGACAGCGGTCGAACTGCACCGTCTGCAGGGGGTGTGGCACACCGCGCAGACGCGGGGGCCGCTCGGCTGGCTGGTGAAGGGCGGCGACCTGGCGAGGGCGCGCGCCGCGGAGGGCTGGCCGCTGCCTCCGGACCTGCCCGCGACGGCCGCCTGA
- the thrS gene encoding threonine--tRNA ligase — MSDVRVIIQRDSEREERVVTTGTTAADLFPGERTVVAARVDGQLKDLAYAIGEGEVVEPVAISSPDGLNILRHSTAHVMAQAVQEIFPDARLGIGPPIKDGFYYDFDVEKPFTPEDLKAVEKKMQEIQKRGQRFSRRVTSDEDARVELAAEPYKIELIGLKGKAADAAEGADAEVGAGELTIYDNLDAKTGELCWKDLCRGPHLPTTRYIPAFKLMRSAAAYWRGSEKNPQLQRIYGTAWPTKDELKAHLEFLAEAERRDHRKLGAELDLFSFPDELGPGLAVFHPKGGIIRKEMENYSRRRHEDEGYEFVNTPHISKEHLFETSGHLPHYAESMFPPIEFDGQNYRLKAMNCPMHNLIFKSRGRSYRELPLRLFEFGTVYRYEKSGVVHGLTRSRGFTQDDSHIYCTKEQMPGELDTLLTFVLGLLRDYGLDDFELELSTRDPESDKFIGSDEDWEEATEALRLAAEKQDLPLVPDPGGAAYYGPKISVQAKDAIGRSWQMSTLQVDFNQPKRFGLEYTAADGSKQQPVMLHRALFGSIERFFGVLLEHYAGAFPAWLAPVQAVGIPVGDTHVPYLEEFAAEARKRGLRMEVDSSSDRMQKKIRNHQKAKTPFMVIVGDDDMQAGTVSFRYRDGSQENGLSRGDALDKIAQAVADRVQV, encoded by the coding sequence GTGTCAGACGTCCGTGTGATCATCCAACGCGATTCCGAGCGGGAAGAGCGCGTGGTGACGACGGGGACTACGGCCGCCGACCTCTTCCCGGGTGAGCGCACTGTCGTCGCCGCCCGGGTGGACGGGCAGCTCAAGGACCTCGCGTACGCGATCGGCGAGGGCGAGGTCGTCGAGCCGGTGGCGATCTCCTCGCCCGACGGCCTGAACATCCTGCGCCACTCGACCGCGCACGTCATGGCGCAGGCCGTGCAGGAGATCTTCCCCGACGCCCGGCTCGGCATCGGTCCGCCCATCAAGGACGGCTTCTACTACGACTTCGACGTCGAGAAGCCGTTCACGCCGGAGGACCTCAAGGCCGTCGAGAAGAAGATGCAGGAGATCCAGAAGCGCGGCCAGCGCTTCTCCCGGCGCGTCACGAGCGACGAGGATGCGCGCGTAGAGCTCGCGGCCGAGCCGTACAAGATCGAGCTGATCGGGCTCAAGGGCAAGGCGGCCGACGCCGCCGAGGGCGCGGACGCCGAGGTCGGCGCCGGCGAGCTGACGATCTACGACAACCTCGACGCGAAGACCGGCGAGCTGTGCTGGAAGGACCTCTGCCGGGGTCCGCACCTGCCCACTACCCGCTACATCCCGGCGTTCAAGCTGATGCGCTCCGCCGCCGCCTACTGGCGGGGCAGCGAGAAGAACCCGCAGCTCCAGCGCATCTACGGCACCGCGTGGCCGACGAAGGACGAGCTCAAGGCGCACCTGGAGTTCCTGGCCGAGGCGGAGCGCCGCGACCACCGCAAGCTGGGCGCGGAGCTCGACCTGTTCTCCTTCCCCGACGAGCTGGGCCCCGGCCTCGCGGTCTTCCACCCCAAGGGCGGGATCATCCGCAAGGAGATGGAGAACTACTCCCGCAGGCGGCACGAGGACGAGGGGTACGAGTTCGTCAACACCCCCCACATCTCGAAGGAGCACCTCTTCGAGACGTCCGGGCACCTGCCGCACTACGCGGAGAGCATGTTCCCGCCCATCGAGTTCGACGGGCAGAACTACCGCCTCAAGGCCATGAACTGCCCCATGCACAACCTGATCTTCAAGTCGCGGGGGCGTTCCTACCGCGAGCTGCCGCTGCGCCTGTTCGAATTCGGCACTGTGTACCGGTACGAGAAGTCGGGTGTGGTGCACGGCCTGACCCGCTCCCGCGGCTTCACCCAGGACGACTCGCACATCTACTGCACCAAGGAGCAGATGCCCGGGGAGCTGGACACGCTCCTGACCTTCGTCCTGGGCCTGCTGCGTGACTACGGCCTGGACGACTTCGAGCTGGAACTCTCCACCCGGGACCCGGAGTCGGACAAGTTCATCGGTTCCGACGAGGACTGGGAGGAGGCCACCGAGGCGCTGCGGCTGGCCGCCGAGAAGCAGGATCTCCCGCTGGTGCCCGACCCGGGCGGCGCCGCCTACTACGGGCCGAAGATCTCCGTGCAGGCGAAGGACGCGATCGGCAGGTCGTGGCAGATGTCGACCCTCCAGGTCGACTTCAACCAGCCCAAGCGGTTCGGTCTGGAGTACACCGCCGCCGACGGCTCCAAGCAGCAGCCGGTGATGCTGCACCGCGCGCTGTTCGGCTCCATCGAGCGGTTCTTCGGTGTGCTCCTGGAGCACTACGCGGGCGCGTTCCCCGCCTGGCTCGCGCCGGTGCAGGCCGTCGGCATCCCGGTCGGCGACACGCACGTGCCGTACCTGGAGGAGTTCGCGGCGGAGGCCCGCAAGCGGGGTCTGCGCATGGAGGTGGACTCCTCCTCCGACCGCATGCAGAAGAAGATCAGGAACCACCAGAAGGCCAAGACCCCGTTCATGGTCATCGTCGGCGACGACGACATGCAGGCGGGCACCGTGTCCTTCCGCTACCGCGACGGCTCGCAGGAGAACGGCCTGTCCCGCGGCGACGCCCTGGACAAGATCGCCCAGGCGGTCGCGGACCGCGTCCAGGTCTGA
- a CDS encoding DsbA family protein, with product MNDSPAASPVVLDVWCELQCPDCRSALADLDALREKYGDRVEPRLRHFPLEKHQHSFAAAQAAEEAAGQGSGWEYVAAVLARTEALGDRGEEVLVEVARELGLDAEEVDTALVDGRHILVVDADHAEGKAIGVKGTPTYEVGGRLLDGSKSQDGIRERVEEIVDALLAR from the coding sequence ATGAACGATTCCCCGGCCGCCTCCCCCGTCGTGCTCGACGTGTGGTGCGAGCTCCAGTGCCCGGACTGCCGCAGCGCCCTCGCCGACCTCGACGCGCTGCGCGAGAAGTACGGGGACCGCGTCGAGCCCCGGCTGCGCCACTTCCCGCTGGAGAAGCACCAGCACTCCTTCGCCGCGGCGCAGGCCGCCGAGGAGGCCGCCGGGCAGGGCAGCGGCTGGGAGTACGTCGCGGCGGTACTCGCCCGCACCGAGGCGCTCGGGGACCGCGGTGAGGAGGTACTCGTCGAGGTCGCGCGCGAGCTGGGCCTCGACGCGGAGGAGGTGGACACCGCGCTGGTCGACGGCCGGCACATCCTGGTCGTGGACGCCGACCACGCCGAAGGCAAGGCCATCGGCGTCAAGGGGACGCCCACCTACGAGGTGGGCGGCCGGCTGCTGGACGGGAGCAAGAGCCAGGACGGCATACGGGAGCGCGTCGAGGAGATCGTGGACGCCCTGCTCGCCCGCTGA
- a CDS encoding GNAT family N-acetyltransferase — MTTTLRPTGPLNESPDGVRSRAYQVCVNSRPVGAVELGTDPSFGPTAGVVRALRIDEPDRRRGRGTVAALAAEEVLRGWGCRQVLASTPGDAGTPARMLGALGYTERSVNMVKDLPSKAPELPPGVTERAMTADEFDAWWAGAHALFADSWASRGMTREQAAAKAEASRRQALPDGFATPGAAFRVLAAAGAVVGRVWVARQEIAPGVPGAYVYEVEVAAPSRGRGYGRSLMGVAERVALDWGGAALGLHVFTDNTPAVRLYTSLGYRVTARHFAKQLL; from the coding sequence ATGACCACCACCCTGCGGCCGACCGGGCCGCTCAACGAGAGTCCGGACGGCGTCAGGTCCCGCGCCTACCAGGTATGTGTCAACAGCCGTCCCGTCGGGGCCGTCGAACTCGGCACCGATCCCTCCTTCGGCCCCACCGCGGGCGTGGTCCGGGCGCTGCGCATCGACGAACCGGACCGGCGCAGGGGCAGGGGCACGGTCGCCGCGCTCGCCGCCGAGGAGGTGCTGCGCGGCTGGGGCTGCCGGCAGGTGCTGGCCTCGACGCCCGGCGACGCGGGGACCCCGGCCCGGATGCTGGGCGCGCTCGGGTACACCGAGCGCAGCGTGAACATGGTCAAGGACCTGCCGTCAAAGGCGCCGGAGCTGCCCCCGGGCGTCACCGAACGGGCCATGACGGCGGACGAGTTCGACGCGTGGTGGGCGGGCGCCCACGCCCTCTTCGCGGACAGCTGGGCCAGCCGCGGCATGACCCGTGAGCAGGCCGCGGCCAAGGCGGAGGCGAGCCGGCGCCAGGCCCTGCCCGACGGGTTCGCGACCCCCGGCGCGGCCTTTCGGGTCCTGGCCGCCGCGGGAGCCGTCGTGGGCCGGGTCTGGGTCGCCCGGCAGGAGATCGCCCCGGGGGTGCCCGGCGCGTACGTCTACGAGGTCGAGGTCGCCGCGCCGAGCCGGGGCCGGGGGTACGGGCGCTCGCTGATGGGCGTCGCCGAGCGGGTGGCCCTGGACTGGGGCGGCGCGGCACTCGGCCTGCACGTCTTCACGGACAACACCCCGGCGGTGCGGCTCTACACGTCGCTCGGCTACCGCGTCACCGCCCGCCACTTCGCCAAACAGCTGCTCTGA
- a CDS encoding CGNR zinc finger domain-containing protein: protein MQIPHDTRIALDTVVDLVNTAPEGMSGSDPADGLADVDALFSFVRAHDISGVTDLDARDLGAVLDVRRRFADVFAAPDAVAAAALINQLVAGAGTTPRLTDHDGYDWHVHYFAPGASVADHLTADCGMALAFIVVAGEQERLRRCEAPDCGRAFVDLSRNRSRRYCDSRTCGNRLHVAAYRARRKEAAAG from the coding sequence GTGCAGATCCCCCATGACACCCGGATCGCCCTCGACACGGTGGTCGACCTGGTGAACACAGCGCCGGAAGGCATGTCCGGCAGCGACCCTGCGGACGGCCTGGCCGACGTCGACGCGCTGTTCTCCTTCGTCCGCGCCCACGACATCAGCGGCGTCACGGACCTCGACGCCCGGGACCTCGGCGCCGTGCTGGACGTGCGCCGGCGTTTCGCCGACGTCTTCGCGGCGCCCGACGCCGTCGCCGCCGCGGCGCTGATCAACCAGCTGGTCGCGGGCGCCGGCACCACGCCTCGGCTCACCGATCACGACGGCTACGACTGGCACGTGCACTATTTCGCGCCGGGCGCCTCGGTGGCGGACCACCTGACCGCGGACTGCGGCATGGCGCTCGCGTTCATCGTCGTCGCGGGCGAACAGGAGCGCCTGCGGCGCTGCGAGGCGCCGGACTGCGGACGGGCCTTCGTCGACCTGTCCCGCAACCGCTCGCGCCGCTACTGCGACAGCCGCACATGCGGGAACAGGCTGCATGTCGCCGCGTACCGGGCCCGCCGCAAGGAGGCGGCCGCCGGCTGA
- a CDS encoding HIT family protein, with amino-acid sequence MLQSMTTEPEQQIGVGSPDAFQRLWTPHRMAYIQGENKPSGSGAEDGCPFCAIPSKSDEDGLVVARGELVYAVLNLYPYNGGHLMVVPFRHVADYTELDDAETAELGLFTKRAMTALRTASGAHGFNIGMNQGAVAGAGIAAHLHQHVVPRWGGDTNFMPVVGHTKVLPQLLADTRTMLAKAWPAAS; translated from the coding sequence ATGCTGCAGAGCATGACGACTGAGCCGGAGCAGCAGATCGGAGTGGGGAGCCCGGACGCGTTCCAGCGCCTGTGGACGCCTCACCGGATGGCGTACATCCAGGGTGAGAACAAGCCCAGCGGGTCGGGGGCCGAGGACGGCTGCCCCTTCTGCGCCATCCCGTCCAAGTCGGACGAGGACGGGCTGGTCGTCGCGCGCGGTGAGCTGGTGTACGCGGTGCTGAACCTCTACCCGTACAACGGCGGCCACCTCATGGTGGTGCCCTTCCGGCACGTCGCCGACTACACGGAACTGGACGACGCCGAGACCGCGGAGCTCGGGCTGTTCACGAAGCGCGCGATGACCGCGCTGCGCACCGCGTCCGGCGCGCACGGCTTCAACATCGGGATGAACCAGGGTGCGGTGGCCGGCGCGGGGATCGCGGCGCACCTGCACCAGCACGTGGTGCCCCGCTGGGGCGGTGACACCAACTTCATGCCGGTCGTCGGTCATACGAAGGTGCTGCCGCAGCTCCTCGCGGACACGCGCACGATGCTCGCCAAGGCCTGGCCTGCCGCGTCCTGA